One part of the Sesamum indicum cultivar Zhongzhi No. 13 linkage group LG14, S_indicum_v1.0, whole genome shotgun sequence genome encodes these proteins:
- the LOC105176781 gene encoding conserved oligomeric Golgi complex subunit 4 — protein MAATPRSEPDADASTNSSLQFGTAEALEHVSKLTDVGAMTRLLHECIAYQRALDLELETLLSQRSDLDRQLSNLQKFADVLEIVKVDSSYMLSNVTSTSSLADQVSAKVRHLDLAQSRVQDTLLRIDAIVDRSNCLDGVHKSLLAEDFESAASYIQTFLQIDSKFKDSSAADQREQLLSYKKQLEGIAKKRLLAAVDQRDHATIIRFIKLYTPLGLEEEGLQVYVSYLKKVISTRSRMEFEQLVELMEQSNNNSQVNFVVCLTNLFKDIVLAIEENNEILRNLCGEDGIVYAICELQEECDSRGSNILKKFMEYRKLAKLTSEINSYKSNLLSVGAEGPDPREIEIYLEEILSLTQLGEDYTEYMVSKIRSLTSVDPELCPRATKAFRSGNFSKVSQDITGYYVILEGFFMVENVRKAIKIDEHVLDSLTTSMVDDVFYVLQSCCRRAISTSNINSVIAVLSSAVSLLGGEYSEALQQKMREPNLGAKLFLGGVGVQKTGTEIATALNNMDVSSEYALKLRHEIEEQCAEACPTPADRERVKSCLAELNEMSSSFKKALNIGMEQLVATVTPRIRPVLDSVATISYELSEAEYADNEVNDPWVQRLLHAVETNVAWLQPLMTANNYDTFVHLVIDFIVKRLEVIMMQKRFSQLGGLQLDRDARTLVSHFSSMTQRTVRDKFSRLTQMATILNLEKVSEILDFWGENSGPMTWRLTPAEVRRVLGLRVDFKPEAIAALKL, from the exons ATGGCCGCAACACCGAGAAGTGAACCAGATGCCGATGCCTCCACCAACTCGTCTCTGCAATTCGGCACGGCGGAAGCGCTTGAACACGTGAGCAAACTGACAGATGTAGGGGCCATGACCCGTCTTCTCCATGAATGCATTGCCTACCAACGTGCCCTGGATCTCGAACTCGAAACTTTACTGTCTCAGCGCTCTGATTTAGATCGCCAACTCTCCAACCTCCAGAAGTTCGCTGATGTTTTGGAGATTGTGAAGGTTGACTCCTCCTACATGCTTTCCAACGTTACCTCCACCTCCTCCCTCGCCGATCAGGTCTCTGCCAAGGTGCGCCACCTCGATCTCGCTCAATCGCGCGTCCAAGACACGCTCCTCCGCATCGATGCCATTGTCGATAGATCCAACTGCCTTGATGGCGTCCACAAATCTCTCCTTGCTGAGGATTTTGAATCGGCCGCATCCTACATCCAGACCTTCCTCCAAATTGATTCCAAATTCAAAGACTCCTCCGCTGCTGATCAGCGCGAGCAGCTCCTTTCCTACAAGAAGCAATTGGAAGGCATCGCCAAGAAGAGGCTTTTGGCCGCAGTTGATCAGCGGGATCATGCAACTATTATCCGCTTCATAAAGCTCTATACGCCTCTCGGCCTTGAAGAGGAGGGCTTGCAGGTATATGTGAGTTACTTAAAGAAGGTAATTTCCACGAGATCAAGAATGGAATTCGAGCAATTGGTGGAACTTATGGAGCagtcaaataataatagtcaGGTGAATTTCGTAGTTTGTTTGACAAATTTGTTTAAAGACATTGTCCTGGCTATTGaggaaaataatgaaattttgaggaatttgtgtggtgaGGATGGTATTGTTTACGCCATTTGCGAGCTCCAGGAAGAATGTGATTCACGAGGttctaatattttgaaaaaatttatggaGTATCGGAAACTGGCTAAATTGACTTCTgagataaattcatataaGAGTAACTTGCTATCGGTGGGTGCAGAGGGGCCTGACCCTAGAGAGATTGAGATTTATCTGGAAGAGATACTTTCGCTGACACAGTTAGGTGAGGATTATACAGAGTACATGGTTTCCAAGATACGGAGCTTGACCTCTGTTGATCCTGAATTATGCCCACgagccacaaaggcttttaGAAGTGGGAATTTCAGCAAAGTTTCCCAGGACATTACTggatattatgttattttggAAGGGTTCTTTATGGTGGAGAATGTGAGGAAAGCCATCAAGATTGATGAGCATGTGCTTGATAGTCTCACCACATCCATGGTGGATGATGTATTCTATGTGTTGCAGAGCTGCTGCCGTAGGGCAATTTCTACCTCCAATATCAACTCGGTGATTGCAGTGCTCAGCAGCGCTGTGAGTTTATTGGGGGGTGAATATAGCGAGGCATTGCAGCAGAAGATGAGGGAGCCTAATCTCGGAGCAAAGTTGTTTTTGGGTGGTGTTGGAGTGCAGAAGACTGGTACAGAGATTGCCACGGCCTTAAACAACATGGATGTCAGTAGTGAGTATGCCTTGAAACTGCGTCACGAGATTGAAGAGCAATGTGCAGAG GCATGCCCTACACCAGCagacagagagagagttaAATCTTGCTTAGCCGAATTGAATGAAATGAGCAGCAGTTTTAAGAAGGCACTAAATATTGGAATGGAGCAACTTGTGGCCACTGTGACACCCCGAATTCGTCCAGTGTTAGATAGTGTGGCAACCATCAGCTATGAACTTTCTGAAGCAGAATATGCGGACAATGAAGTGAATGACCCCTGGGTGCAAAGGCTTCTCCATGCTGTTGAGACCAATGTGGCATGGCTTCAGCCGCTGATGACGGCCAACAATTATGACACATTTGTGCATCTTGTCATTGACTTCATTGTGAAAAGGCTTGAAGTTATCATGATGCAGAAAAGATTCAGTCAACTTGGAGGTCTTCAGCTTGATAGGGATGCCAGGACACTGGTTAGTCATTTCTCCAGTATGACCCAGAGGACTGTTAGGGACAAATTTTCTCGTCTAACTCAGATGGCTACTATCCTGAACTTGGAAAAGGTCTCTGAGATTTTGGATTTCTGGGGAGAGAACTCAGGGCCCATGACCTGGAGACTGACTCCTGCTGAGGTCAGAAGAGTATTGGGTCTCCGAGTGGATTTCAAACCTGAAGCAATAGCTGCGCTTAAATTGTAG